A window of the Salvelinus alpinus chromosome 25, SLU_Salpinus.1, whole genome shotgun sequence genome harbors these coding sequences:
- the LOC139553133 gene encoding LOW QUALITY PROTEIN: intelectin-like (The sequence of the model RefSeq protein was modified relative to this genomic sequence to represent the inferred CDS: inserted 2 bases in 1 codon; substituted 1 base at 1 genomic stop codon) — MHQGFGMTRPGMEPPTFQSQVPKREKLLRDRCLYIARSCQEIRAHYFEFEDGLYYLTTENGVVYQTFCDMTTDGGGWTLVASVHENNIYVKCTLGDRWTSQQGSNPFRPEGDGNWVNMNTFGKAEGTTADDYKNPGYYDIKAQDMSVWHIPNNKPMKDXETETRFLSQXRGNLYELFHRYPVKYNAGAPLINNGPSIPIVYDHGDKQTTKAFYGPYAQREFEPGFISFRAINWEWAAMAICSGTKPKGGQVDAYCIGGGHLPEAAPKQCGDFTSFAWNGYGTHKGWSASKDMLEAAVLLFYR; from the exons TTCCCAAGCGAGAGAAGTTACTAAGAGATAGGTGCCTTTACATTGCCAGAAGCTGCCAGGAAATAAGGGCACACTATTTTGAATTTGAAGACGGGCTGTACTACCTGACCACAgagaacggggtggtgtaccaaACCTTCTGCGACATGACCACAGACGGCGGCGGCTGGACGTTGGTGGCGAGCGTACACGAGAACAACATCTATGTGAAGTGCACGCTGGGTGACCGTTGGACAAGCCAGCAGGGCAGCAACCCCTTTCGGCCAGAAGGGGATGGCAACTGGGTCAACATGAACACTTTCGGAAAAGCTGAAGGCACCACTGCTGACGATTACAAGAATCCTGGCTACTATGACATCAAGGCACAAGACATGTCGGTGTGGCACATTCCCAACAATAAACCGATGAAAGA CGAGACCGAGACACGCTTCCTGAGCCAATAAAGGGGAAACCTGTATGAACTCTTCCACAGGTACCCAGTGAAGTACAACGCTGGGGCACCTTTGATCAACAATGGACCTTCGATTCCCATAGTTTATGACCATGGGGACAAACAGACCACCAAAGCGTTTTACGGCCCTTACGCTCAAAGGGAGTTTGAACCAGGCTTCATCAGTTTCAGAGCAATTAATTGGGAATGGGCAGCCATGGCTATTTGCTCTGGAACCAAACCCAAAGGCGGACAGGTTGACGCATACTGTATTGGTGGTGGGCATCTCCCTGAGGCGGCCCCAAAACAGTGTGGGGACTTCACCTCCTTTGCCTGGAATGGCTATGGGACCCACAAAGGCTGGAGTGCATCAAAAGACATGCTTGAGGCAGCTGTGTTACTCTTCTACCGCTGA